One window of the Methanomassiliicoccaceae archaeon DOK genome contains the following:
- a CDS encoding exosome complex protein Rrp42: MMSEIKRDHIMNLLAEGKRQDGRGVTDIRKIQVETNCIESADGSARVKLGRTEVIAGVKIIPGTPFGDTPNIGVLTTGAELIPMAHPTFESGPPGEDAIELARVVDRGIRESGMVDVEKLCIVPGEEVWMCFVDIYALDYDGNLFDAANLAAVCALKSAIIPGEQYGKGENTPLPITCTPISVTEVKVGNTLIVDPDYDEEQISSARLTVTTDDVGNFRAMQKGGCGSITLDELSLCLDRAVEIGAEIRKIIG; this comes from the coding sequence ATGATGTCCGAGATCAAGCGCGATCACATCATGAACCTGCTGGCCGAGGGCAAGAGGCAGGACGGACGCGGAGTCACCGACATCAGGAAGATCCAGGTCGAGACGAACTGCATCGAGAGCGCCGACGGATCCGCCAGGGTCAAGCTCGGCAGGACCGAGGTCATCGCGGGAGTCAAGATCATCCCCGGAACGCCCTTCGGAGACACCCCCAACATCGGTGTCCTGACCACCGGCGCCGAGCTGATCCCCATGGCCCACCCCACCTTCGAGTCCGGTCCACCCGGAGAGGACGCCATCGAGCTGGCGAGGGTCGTCGACCGCGGAATCCGCGAGTCCGGCATGGTTGACGTCGAGAAGCTGTGCATCGTTCCCGGCGAGGAGGTCTGGATGTGCTTCGTGGACATCTACGCCCTCGACTACGACGGCAACCTGTTCGACGCCGCCAACCTCGCCGCCGTATGCGCGCTGAAGTCCGCGATCATCCCCGGAGAGCAGTACGGCAAGGGCGAGAACACACCCCTGCCCATCACGTGCACCCCCATATCGGTAACAGAGGTCAAAGTCGGAAACACTTTAATAGTAGACCCCGACTACGACGAAGAGCAGATTTCATCCGCACGTCTGACTGTCACAACTGACGACGTCGGCAACTTCAGGGCAATGCAGAAGGGAGGCTGCGGTTCCATCACACTCGACGAACTGAGCCTCTGCCTGGACAGGGCCGTGGAGATCGGTGCGGAGATCAGAAAAATCATCGGGTGA